In a genomic window of Vigna angularis cultivar LongXiaoDou No.4 chromosome 6, ASM1680809v1, whole genome shotgun sequence:
- the LOC108343311 gene encoding uncharacterized protein LOC108343311: MVSCIDPLAFPVAFEDFEEWRETGNGIETLKVESKKKRKSSSQKTAEGHGKVPKVSPYFQNDKKTVNVEVLEHETDFDSITNSGEKIAIENFEFQGKRTSAKNKTVEHAQVQKVSPFSQSNSGKKVDHESCCSDCEIGFSPISSTGGDFLEKKKKVVENNLQVNGNDTNAYVNTKNMKFMALKNVVQVGVRYVSPYYQNDNGKKFNVQPLKIKSASMVLPTFGNLMEDKLVENNGRKNIIHKVLETHADSIALISEDEPQNIGNEIQTSKIESMKRKSNSTKTAQEHAKVRKVSPYFQNDSEKAVNVKVQELESDTDSVALMGTCTFGHKIPIEMFKYEGKKDEPQNIGNEIQTFKIESMKRKSNSTKTALQHAKVRKVSPYFQNDSEKAANVKVHELENDTDSVALMGTCTFGQNIPIEMFKYEGKRTSEKEETTEHAQIQKVSPFFQSNNVKKVGAELCCAGGMLLEHKPLGDGNVTENGLINIKKKTISNKRQGNGNDTTSKVKFKKTKPLVQKNVANGIRYVSPYFHSDSGKKIDVKTKPLVQKNVAHAIRYVSPYFHNDSGKKIDVKTKPLAQKDEPQNIGNEIQTFKIESMRRKSNSTKTAQEHTKVRKVSPYFQKDSEKPVNVKVHELENDTDSVALMGTCTFGHKIPIEMFKYEGKRTSETEEITEHAQIQKVYPFFQSNNVKKVGAELCCAGGMLLEHKPQGDGNVTENGLINIKKKTISNKRQGNGNDTTSKVKSKRTKPLVQKNVANGIRYVSPYFHSDSGKKIDVKTKPLVQKNVAHAIRYVSPYFHNDGGKKIDVKTKPLAQKNVAHAIRYVSPLDEGGKLESIALHTAENFVEENKSSEKSIEIKRNLSASEKWDEAYERKTPDNAWKPPRSAIVLIQENHAHDPWRVLVICMLLNRTSGTQTKKIVSDFFKLCPDAKSCTEVAREEIEETIKTLGFQHKRANMVQRLSEEYLDESWTHVTQLHGVGKYAADAYAIFVNGKWNRVRPADHMLNYYWEFLRRIYQT, from the exons ATGGTTAGTTGTATTGATCCTCTTGCGTTTCCAGTTGCTTTTGAAGACTTTGAGGAATGGCGTGAAACTGGAAATGGAATTGAGACTCTTAAAGTTGAAtccaagaaaaaaagaaaatccaGTAGTCAAAAAACTGCTGAGGGGCATGGCAAGGTTCCGAAGGTTTCTCCTTATTTTCAGAATGACAAGAAAACAGTGAATGTTGAAGTGCTTGAACATGAAACTGATTTTGATTCTATTACCAACTCTGGTGAAAAAATTgcaattgaaaattttgaattccaAGGTAAGAGAACATCTGCAAAGAACAAGACAGTGGAGCATGCTCAAGTTCAAAAGGTTTCTCCTTTTTCTCAAAGTAACAGTGGGAAGAAGGTTGATCATGAATCATGTTGTTCTGACTGTGAGATTGGATTCAGTCCCATATCTAGTACTGGTGGTGATTTCcttgagaaaaagaagaaagtcgTTGAAAATAATCTGCAAGTGAATGGAAACGACACAAATGCTTATGTTAATACCAAGAACATGAAATTTATGGCTCTGAAAAATGTAGTCCAGGTTGGTGTTAGATATGTTTCCCCTTATTATCAGAATGACAATGGGAAGAAGTTTAATGTTCAGCCACTGAAAATCAAGTCTGCATCCATGGTTTTACCTACCTTTGGAAATTTAATGGAGGATAAACTGGTGGAAAATAATGGAAGGAAGAATATTATACACAAGGTACTTGAAACTCATGCTGATTCTATTGCATTAATATCTGAGGATGAACCTCAAAACATTGGAAATGAAATTCAGACCTCTAAAATTGAATCAATGAAGAGAAAATCCAACAGCACAAAAACAGCCCAGGAGCATGCCAAGGTACGGAAGGTTTCTCCTTATTTTCAGAATGACAGTGAGAAGGCAGTTAATGTAAAAGTCCAGGAGCTTGAAAGTGACACTGATTCTGTAGCTTTAATGGGTACTTGTACTTTTGGACATAAAATTCCAATTGAAATGTTTAAATATGAAGGAAAGAAGGATGAACCTCAAAACATTGGAAATGAAATTCAGACctttaaaattgaatcaatgAAGAGAAAATCCAACAGCACAAAAACAGCCCTGCAGCATGCCAAGGTACGGAAGGTTTCTCCTTATTTTCAGAATGACAGTGAGAAGGCAGCTAATGTAAAAGTCCATGAGCTTGAAAATGACACTGATTCTGTAGCTTTAATGGGTACTTGTACTTTTGGACAAAATATTCCAATTGAAATGTTTAAATATGAAGGAAAGAGGACATCTGAAAAGGAAGAGACAACTGAACATGCTCAAATTCAAAAGGTTTCTCCTTTCTTTCAAAGCAACAATGTGAAAAAGGTTGGTGCTGAATTATGTTGTGCTGGTGGTATGCTCCTTGAGCATAAGCCGCTGGGAGATGGAAATGTAACTGAAAATGGATTGATTAATATCAAGAAGAAAACCATTTCCAATAAACGGCAGGGGAATGGAAATGATACCACTAGTAAAGTTAAATTCAAGAAGACCAAACCTCTAGTTCAGAAGAATGTTGCCAATGGTATTAGATATGTTTCCCCTTATTTTCATAGTGATAGTGGGAAGAAGATTGACGTGAAGACAAAGCCTCTAGTTCAGAAAAACGTTGCCCATGCTATTAGATATGTTTCCCCTTATTTTCATAATGACAGTGGGAAGAAGATTGACGTGAAGACAAAGCCTCTAGCTCAGAAGGATGAACCTCAAAACATTGGAAATGAAATTCAGACctttaaaattgaatcaatgAGGAGAAAATCCAACAGCACGAAAACAGCCCAGGAGCATACCAAGGTACGGAAGGTTTCTCCTTATTTTCAGAAGGACAGTGAGAAGCCAGTTAATGTAAAAGTCCATGAGCTTGAAAATGACACTGATTCTGTAGCTTTAATGGGTACTTGTACTTTTGGACATAAAATTCCAATTGAAATGTTTAAATATGAAGGAAAGAGGACATCTGAAACGGAAGAGATAACTGAACATGCTCAAATTCAAAAGgtttatcctttctttcaaagCAACAATGTGAAAAAGGTTGGTGCTGAATTATGTTGTGCTGGTGGTATGCTCCTTGAGCATAAGCCGCAGGGGGATGGAAATGTAACTGAAAATGGATTGATTAATATCAAGAAGAAAACCATTTCCAATAAACGGCAGGGGAATGGAAATGATACCACTAGTAAAGTTAAATCCAAGAGGACGAAACCTCTAGTTCAGAAGAATGTTGCCAATGGTATTAGATATGTTTCCCCTTATTTTCATAGTGATAGTGGGAAGAAGATTGACGTGAAGACAAAGCCTCTAGTTCAGAAAAACGTTGCCCATGCTATTAGATATGTTTCCCCTTATTTTCATAATGATGGTGGGAAGAAGATTGACGTGAAGACAAAGCCTCTAGCTCAGAAAAATGTTGCCCATGCTATTAGATATGTTTCCCCTTTGGATGAGGGAGGCAAGTTGGAATCTATTGCTTTACACACTGCTGAAAATTTTGTGGAGGAAAATAAATCCAGTGAAAAATctattgaaattaaaagaaatcttTCTGCTTCTGAGAAGTGGGACGAGGCATATGAAAGAAAAACCCCTGATAATGCATGGAAGCCTCCACGGTCTGCGATTGTTCTCATTCAAGAGAATCATGCTCATGACCCTTGGAGGGTATTGGTTATCTGCATGCTTCTCAACCGGACTTCTGGTACACAG ACAAAAAAGATTGTGTCAGACTTCTTCAAGTTATGTCCGGATGCGAAATCTTGCACAGAAGTTGCAAGAGAGGAAATAGAAGAGACAATAAAAACTCTAGGTTTTCAACACAAAAGAGCAAATATGGTACAACGTCTCTCTGAGGAATACTTGGACGAAAGCTGGACTCACGTAACTCAATTGCATGGAGTTGGAAA GTATGCAGCAGATGCATATGCTATATTTGTTAATGGGAAGTGGAATAGAGTGAGACCTGCAGATCACATGTTGAATTATTATTGGGAATTCCTCCGTAGAATCTACCAAACATGA